One stretch of Nicotiana tabacum cultivar K326 chromosome 18, ASM71507v2, whole genome shotgun sequence DNA includes these proteins:
- the LOC107772900 gene encoding 17.8 kDa class I heat shock protein — protein MSLIPSFFGGRRSNVFDPFSLDIWDPFEGFPFSGTVANVPTSAFANARIDWKETPEAHVFKVDLPGIKKEEVKVEVEEGRVLQISGERSREQEEKNDKWHRMERSSGKFLRRFRLPENTKMEEIKAAMENGVLTVTVPKMEEKKPDVKAIDISA, from the coding sequence ATGTCTCTGATTCCGAGCTTCTTTGGTGGCCGCAGGAGCAACGTGTTCGATCCATTCTCCCTCGACATATGGGATCCTTTTGAGGGCTTCCCTTTCTCCGGCACAGTCGCCAACGTTCCAACCTCTGCTTTCGCCAACGCTCGAATTGATTGGAAAGAGACCCCAGAAGCTCATGTCTTCAAGGTGGATCTTCCTGGAATTAAGAAAGAGGAGGTGAAGGTTGAGGTAGAAGAAGGAAGAGTTCTACAAATTAGTGGAGAGAGAAGCAGAGAGCAAGAGGAGAAGAACGACAAATGGCACCGTATGGAGAGGAGCAGCGGCAAGTTCCTTAGGAGGTTTAGGCTGCCGGAGAATACCAAGATGGAGGAGATTAAAGCAGCAATGGAGAATGGAGTGCTCACTGTGACTgtcccaaaaatggaggaaaagaaACCTGACGTGAAGGCCATTGACATCTCTGCTTAA